The following are encoded in a window of Psychrobacter sp. P11F6 genomic DNA:
- a CDS encoding Lrp/AsnC family transcriptional regulator has protein sequence MSQVLDDIDKAILNLLQDDATLPLKTVAEQVHVSIATAQRRIQALISNGVITKQVAIVDPNKVGYGLTAVVMIEMARSNTSMQHRFERLMNTQPQVMSCYEVSGDADFMLMVNAKNMSDYHRFTTGLLTYENNVRNFKSQFVMNFTKSGTKILLD, from the coding sequence ATGAGCCAAGTTTTAGATGATATCGATAAAGCGATTTTAAATTTATTACAAGACGATGCGACCTTGCCATTAAAAACCGTGGCAGAACAAGTGCATGTGTCTATCGCTACTGCTCAGCGCCGTATCCAAGCATTAATCAGCAACGGCGTCATTACCAAGCAAGTTGCTATCGTTGACCCAAATAAGGTTGGTTACGGACTCACTGCTGTGGTAATGATAGAGATGGCGCGCTCAAATACCTCGATGCAACATCGGTTTGAGCGCTTGATGAATACACAGCCACAGGTGATGAGCTGTTATGAGGTATCCGGTGATGCGGATTTTATGTTGATGGTCAATGCCAAAAATATGAGTGATTACCATCGATTCACGACTGGTTTGCTCACCTATGAGAATAATGTGCGCAACTTTAAAAGCCAATTTGTGATGAACTTTACTAAAAGTGGCACAAAGATTTTGCTCGATTAA
- the ligA gene encoding NAD-dependent DNA ligase LigA — protein sequence MTDPISPLTSKNINKDINKDINKDINTTNPIKNNDAIVTQMRTFIDALKQHNYAYYVLDNPILEDSEYDQLRRSLLALEEQYPDLVQPDSPINQVGDMPLSAFTQVTHDIPMLSLGNVFDYDELHGFMRRVNDRLNDAQKNPEYEMELKLDGLAVSLKYAHGQFIKAVTRGDGQTGEDITQNAKTIRNLPLWLAAASEIPLLEVRGEVLMPKAGFERLNRLAEEKGDKTFANPRNAAAGSLRQLDPAIAASRPLAFYCYSVNQGLPEHLKTQSAALAWLKTIGFTVSAVEVVQNPREAQAYYESVKETRGELPFEIDGMVIKVNSLALQQQLGFLSREPRWATAYKFPAETVMTRLHAIEWQVGRTGAITPVGKLEPVKVGGVTVSNVTLHNFGEIQRLDVRAGDMVSVHRAGDVIPKVTRVWTDQRPENSQPVTLPSTCPVCDSPVVLPKDEALARCTGGLFCPAQQVEALIHFVSRRAMDIDGLGASWLISFFEHGLVKTVADIYQLHNHQDELITLEKLGEKSVQNILSAIEASKHTTLARFIYALGIRGVGETTAQNLAQQFGDLDSLMAADIDKLLQTPDVGAITAELAYKFFRAPHNIEVITALREAGVHWDKVEQVASEGLPLDGQTWVITGALDSMARDEAKAKLQALGAKVSGSISAKTTALLAGDKAGSKMVKAEKLGVKVVGEDEFLAMVGE from the coding sequence ATGACTGACCCTATCTCACCGCTTACCTCTAAAAACATTAATAAAGACATTAATAAAGACATTAATAAAGACATCAATACTACCAACCCTATAAAAAATAATGATGCTATCGTCACCCAGATGCGCACGTTTATCGATGCGCTTAAGCAGCACAATTATGCCTACTATGTGCTTGATAATCCTATTTTAGAAGACAGCGAATACGATCAGTTGCGCCGCTCTTTATTGGCGCTTGAAGAACAATATCCAGATTTGGTACAGCCAGACAGCCCAATCAATCAAGTTGGCGACATGCCGCTATCGGCTTTTACTCAAGTCACTCATGATATTCCGATGCTCTCGCTTGGCAACGTCTTTGATTATGATGAATTACATGGCTTTATGCGCCGCGTGAATGATCGTCTCAATGATGCGCAGAAAAACCCTGAATATGAGATGGAGCTAAAGCTAGATGGCTTGGCGGTATCACTCAAGTATGCTCATGGACAATTTATAAAAGCGGTCACACGTGGCGATGGACAAACGGGCGAAGATATCACCCAAAATGCCAAAACCATTCGCAATTTGCCACTTTGGCTCGCGGCTGCAAGCGAGATTCCATTATTAGAAGTGCGCGGTGAAGTGCTGATGCCGAAAGCGGGCTTTGAGCGTTTGAATCGCCTTGCTGAAGAAAAGGGCGACAAAACCTTTGCCAATCCACGCAATGCTGCCGCTGGGAGTTTACGTCAGCTAGATCCCGCCATTGCTGCTAGCCGTCCGCTCGCATTTTACTGTTATTCAGTCAATCAAGGGTTGCCTGAGCATCTCAAAACCCAATCAGCAGCGCTTGCTTGGCTAAAAACCATTGGCTTTACCGTCAGTGCAGTCGAGGTGGTACAAAATCCACGCGAGGCTCAAGCCTATTATGAATCGGTAAAGGAGACACGTGGCGAGCTACCGTTTGAGATTGATGGCATGGTCATCAAGGTAAATAGCTTGGCGTTGCAGCAGCAGCTTGGTTTTTTATCACGTGAGCCGCGCTGGGCAACCGCTTATAAATTCCCTGCCGAAACCGTCATGACACGCTTGCATGCTATCGAGTGGCAAGTCGGACGCACCGGCGCGATTACGCCCGTTGGTAAATTAGAACCCGTGAAAGTCGGTGGCGTCACGGTCAGCAATGTCACCTTGCATAACTTTGGTGAGATTCAGCGCTTGGATGTGCGTGCAGGCGATATGGTCAGCGTCCACCGTGCAGGCGATGTGATTCCTAAAGTGACCCGTGTTTGGACAGATCAACGTCCAGAAAATTCTCAACCCGTTACATTGCCATCGACCTGCCCAGTATGCGACTCACCTGTGGTGTTACCCAAAGATGAAGCGTTGGCGCGTTGCACTGGTGGGCTATTTTGTCCCGCGCAGCAGGTCGAGGCGCTCATCCACTTTGTCTCGCGTCGGGCAATGGATATCGATGGATTAGGCGCAAGTTGGCTGATTAGCTTTTTTGAGCATGGCTTGGTGAAGACAGTCGCTGATATCTATCAATTGCACAATCATCAAGACGAGCTGATTACGCTTGAGAAACTGGGCGAAAAATCAGTACAAAACATCCTCAGCGCTATCGAAGCCAGTAAGCATACAACACTCGCGCGCTTTATTTATGCGCTGGGTATTCGCGGTGTCGGTGAGACGACGGCGCAGAATTTGGCGCAGCAATTTGGCGACCTTGATAGCCTAATGGCTGCTGATATCGATAAGCTACTGCAAACGCCTGACGTCGGTGCGATCACTGCTGAGCTTGCTTATAAATTCTTCCGCGCACCGCACAATATCGAAGTCATCACTGCATTGCGAGAAGCTGGCGTACATTGGGATAAGGTTGAGCAAGTCGCATCAGAAGGACTGCCACTCGATGGGCAAACGTGGGTCATTACGGGCGCACTTGATAGCATGGCGCGTGATGAAGCCAAAGCCAAGCTGCAAGCGCTCGGTGCAAAAGTCTCAGGAAGCATATCAGCAAAAACCACGGCTCTACTGGCAGGTGATAAAGCTGGCTCGAAAATGGTAAAAGCGGAGAAGCTGGGCGTCAAAGTAGTGGGTGAGGATGAGTTTTTGGCGATGGTTGGGGAGTAG
- the rarD gene encoding EamA family transporter RarD codes for MSTSMLTTVFANTLATTVSRLPLPAIWTAGSVQQRTLILGIILAILSNLLFGVLYAYSSFLAPLSGTQVFIWRMLAMWAALVGYLLISGRLGFHIDKLKALGTVKQWAWLLLPTPIFLSQFWLFMWAPVNGQGVQTAMGYFLFPLMMVVFGCVLFGEKLSRLQWLAVAFAAVGVCSEIIRTQSVSWATLWVCGTYPLYYILRRMQGIGAVTGLLVDLTIFVPFAVAYLLLFAPSSLGLVGGSGFFIMMLAGLGVLSVLAMKTNVDASQMLPVNVYGMMSYIEPALLFILAITVLGNPFESAMIYSYGLIWLGIACLIAHGVRQLRSAHQQ; via the coding sequence ATGTCTACTTCAATGCTTACTACTGTCTTCGCTAATACGCTCGCAACGACTGTCTCGCGCTTGCCATTGCCAGCGATTTGGACGGCGGGTAGCGTCCAGCAACGCACATTAATATTGGGCATCATACTAGCAATCTTGTCGAATTTATTATTTGGCGTACTTTATGCTTACAGCAGCTTTTTAGCGCCGCTATCAGGTACGCAAGTCTTTATCTGGCGGATGCTGGCAATGTGGGCGGCATTGGTGGGATATTTGCTGATCAGTGGGCGCTTAGGTTTTCACATCGATAAACTCAAAGCATTAGGCACAGTTAAGCAGTGGGCGTGGTTGCTATTGCCCACACCGATATTCTTAAGCCAGTTTTGGTTATTTATGTGGGCACCCGTGAATGGGCAAGGTGTACAAACCGCAATGGGCTATTTTTTATTTCCGCTTATGATGGTGGTGTTTGGTTGCGTACTATTTGGCGAAAAATTAAGCCGTTTACAATGGCTAGCGGTGGCTTTTGCAGCAGTGGGTGTGTGCAGTGAAATCATTCGTACGCAAAGTGTCTCTTGGGCAACGCTTTGGGTCTGCGGCACGTATCCGCTGTATTATATTTTACGCCGCATGCAAGGGATTGGCGCGGTGACTGGGTTATTGGTTGATTTAACCATCTTTGTACCTTTTGCTGTAGCCTATTTATTGTTATTTGCACCAAGCAGTTTAGGGTTGGTTGGCGGTTCTGGCTTTTTTATTATGATGCTGGCAGGTTTAGGCGTGCTTAGTGTGCTGGCAATGAAAACCAACGTCGATGCCAGTCAAATGCTACCCGTCAACGTCTACGGTATGATGAGCTATATAGAGCCAGCGCTATTGTTTATCTTAGCAATTACCGTTTTGGGCAATCCTTTTGAGTCAGCGATGATTTATAGCTACGGTTTAATTTGGCTAGGAATTGCTTGCTTAATTGCGCATGGAG
- a CDS encoding cell division protein ZipA C-terminal FtsZ-binding domain-containing protein has product MTAIQFILIAIAAFIMLAGLFMVIRSFKRRNNAEAVAVNYDKNGIPIIPRHERNIVDQPDLDDTVAGETSIAPDRSYLNAVVEDEPLTQSHTHVDTQLTAEHADVNDSDTDTIDDADYVRWQAEQQRADNSEFAEAAEQMHIEQEQDAFSSLMSATDSLMPSIDTADEPSFDNNSPILDQHLSEPVDEAQNGPLINAKDNINITILPHQYRDRPAAIIRGRDLLALIDKYGLRYGAMNMFHRYEQKDGTGMLWFSMMGITDSGIAPFDPHSVATNTYNGVVVFLSLPHPQALRSFDSMMSIAYMMASDLDAIMLDEENEPITPEYKQQLRNQVRDYEG; this is encoded by the coding sequence ATGACCGCTATTCAGTTTATATTGATTGCCATTGCCGCATTTATCATGCTTGCAGGGCTATTTATGGTCATTCGTAGCTTTAAGCGCCGCAACAATGCTGAAGCGGTAGCGGTCAATTATGATAAAAACGGTATTCCTATCATACCGCGTCATGAACGCAATATCGTCGATCAGCCAGACTTGGATGATACAGTCGCTGGCGAAACAAGTATCGCCCCTGATCGCAGTTATCTAAATGCGGTGGTCGAAGACGAGCCTTTGACTCAATCTCATACCCATGTTGATACGCAGCTGACAGCTGAGCATGCGGATGTTAATGACAGCGATACTGACACAATAGATGATGCTGACTATGTGCGCTGGCAAGCAGAGCAGCAGCGTGCTGACAACAGCGAGTTTGCAGAAGCCGCTGAGCAAATGCATATCGAGCAAGAGCAGGATGCGTTTTCAAGCTTGATGTCCGCAACTGACAGCTTGATGCCCTCTATTGATACCGCAGATGAGCCAAGCTTCGATAATAACAGTCCGATACTCGATCAGCATCTCTCAGAGCCAGTGGATGAAGCGCAAAACGGTCCACTCATCAATGCCAAAGACAACATCAATATCACTATTTTGCCGCATCAATATCGCGACCGTCCAGCCGCGATTATCCGTGGTCGTGATTTATTGGCATTAATTGATAAGTATGGTCTGCGCTATGGCGCGATGAACATGTTCCATCGTTATGAGCAAAAAGACGGCACAGGTATGCTATGGTTTAGCATGATGGGTATCACCGATAGTGGTATCGCGCCTTTTGATCCGCATAGCGTGGCGACCAATACTTATAATGGCGTGGTAGTATTCTTATCGCTGCCGCATCCACAAGCGCTGCGTAGCTTCGATAGTATGATGAGTATTGCTTACATGATGGCAAGTGATTTGGATGCCATTATGCTCGATGAAGAGAACGAACCAATCACCCCTGAATATAAACAGCAATTGCGTAACCAAGTTCGCGATTATGAAGGTTAG
- a CDS encoding tetratricopeptide repeat protein, which translates to MNTDDMEGLDEETRQEIKELQKVTREKDGDEAYAESQFNIGIILAQGNNVSGALSVWKDIERKDSPNSYAYAQLNTGIAFEKNRDIENALSAWSNIKRTDDPKAYAHAQFDSGVALDTKGDKNAAQVAWKNINRADDLEIYSQAQYNLGLMLYINDDKESALSLLEAIDHSDSPHAYAKSRYLAAQILKEQDEYESALKYLCDIKCSDDSRVYAKAELIIASLMKDMGSDIGFLDALCRVKRKDNATHYAFAQLMVGFDSKNKGDTKQAIGIWSNILSSDELKIYISAQYEIGKLLICDHESKKYREAEQAFNNAGLSYPYETYCYRKICGLLETSETNNLGLSSLNLLDTVLNMVSILTLDFDNHADEEKPFERKLAHYTSTYTCNLLLGNEHKEKPPSLFRLNTINNVNDPSEGQLLIRKLKGVKDNNFTALDFNEEFHAFISCFTFNHDSLNQFRLYGKQDNKEASGMSLVFRKEFFQSQNFIGGLSHLPVENSSKIIKNISTITDTKLDNVKVQASVDNEVAKYSVMRCVYLDPTSEYFHLAQRNRLTFFREFGEKRIVKNGTEQSQAEYEWGLYRDYMAIITSKFEAAYNSLKTIYTEVETEISNLKLTLASSIYKELIILLDEILLPLKYLIKHSAFREEQECRMIYITSIDRSEVTMEYGSFLYVEYEPNVKSHLDKIYIAPAAIHHKRYFDHILKDVDVPVEVSGNVFR; encoded by the coding sequence ATGAATACTGATGACATGGAAGGTCTGGACGAAGAAACTCGGCAAGAAATTAAAGAGTTGCAAAAGGTGACGCGTGAGAAGGATGGGGATGAGGCATATGCGGAATCTCAGTTTAATATTGGTATTATCTTAGCACAAGGTAATAATGTTTCTGGTGCGTTATCTGTGTGGAAAGATATTGAACGGAAAGATAGTCCAAATTCTTATGCTTATGCTCAATTGAATACAGGTATCGCTTTTGAAAAAAATAGAGATATCGAAAATGCGTTATCTGCATGGAGTAATATAAAGCGCACAGATGATCCAAAGGCATATGCTCATGCACAATTCGATAGTGGGGTCGCTTTGGATACAAAGGGCGATAAGAATGCTGCTCAGGTAGCCTGGAAGAACATTAACCGAGCAGATGATTTGGAGATATATAGTCAAGCACAATATAATCTCGGGCTAATGCTATACATCAATGATGATAAAGAATCTGCTTTATCACTTTTAGAAGCTATTGATCATTCAGATAGTCCTCATGCCTATGCAAAATCTAGGTATCTAGCTGCTCAAATACTAAAAGAGCAAGATGAATATGAGAGTGCATTAAAGTATTTATGTGATATTAAGTGTTCTGATGATTCAAGAGTGTATGCCAAAGCAGAGCTTATAATCGCTTCTTTGATGAAAGATATGGGTAGTGATATAGGGTTTCTAGACGCATTATGTAGAGTAAAACGTAAAGACAATGCTACACATTATGCCTTTGCACAATTAATGGTAGGTTTTGATTCTAAAAACAAAGGCGATACCAAACAAGCTATTGGAATATGGAGTAATATACTATCGTCAGATGAGTTAAAGATATATATATCCGCTCAATACGAAATCGGTAAGCTTCTAATTTGTGACCATGAATCAAAAAAATACAGAGAGGCTGAACAAGCATTTAATAATGCTGGGTTATCTTATCCCTATGAGACTTATTGTTATAGAAAAATATGTGGGCTATTAGAAACTTCTGAAACGAATAATCTTGGTCTAAGTTCATTAAATTTATTAGATACAGTATTAAATATGGTTAGTATTTTAACTTTGGACTTTGATAACCACGCTGATGAAGAAAAGCCTTTCGAGAGGAAGCTCGCTCATTACACGTCGACATATACTTGTAACTTGCTATTAGGTAACGAGCACAAGGAAAAACCTCCGAGCTTGTTCAGACTGAATACAATTAATAATGTTAATGACCCTAGTGAGGGTCAATTGCTTATCAGAAAGCTGAAAGGTGTAAAAGATAATAATTTTACTGCATTAGATTTCAATGAAGAATTTCACGCTTTTATAAGCTGTTTCACTTTTAACCATGACAGTCTTAATCAGTTTAGACTTTATGGTAAGCAAGATAACAAAGAAGCTTCTGGAATGAGCTTGGTATTCAGGAAAGAGTTTTTCCAATCTCAGAACTTTATAGGAGGACTATCTCATTTACCGGTTGAGAACTCTTCAAAAATTATTAAAAATATTTCAACTATAACTGATACGAAATTAGATAATGTAAAGGTGCAAGCCTCTGTAGATAATGAGGTAGCTAAATATTCTGTGATGAGGTGTGTTTATTTAGATCCAACATCAGAGTATTTTCATTTAGCACAACGAAATCGTTTAACGTTTTTTCGTGAATTTGGCGAAAAAAGGATAGTAAAAAACGGTACAGAGCAGTCTCAAGCTGAATATGAGTGGGGTCTTTATAGAGACTATATGGCAATAATAACTAGCAAATTTGAAGCTGCTTATAACAGCCTAAAGACTATCTATACAGAAGTAGAAACAGAAATTAGCAATCTAAAGCTTACTCTTGCTAGCTCAATATATAAAGAATTAATCATATTACTGGACGAGATACTCTTACCTTTAAAGTATTTAATCAAACATTCAGCATTTCGTGAGGAGCAAGAATGTAGGATGATTTATATTACTTCAATTGATAGGTCTGAGGTGACAATGGAGTACGGTAGTTTTTTATATGTTGAGTATGAGCCTAACGTTAAAAGTCATCTTGATAAAATTTATATAGCCCCTGCTGCTATTCATCATAAAAGGTATTTTGATCACATTCTAAAGGATGTTGATGTACCAGTTGAAGTATCAGGGAATGTATTTCGATAG
- a CDS encoding YgiQ family radical SAM protein: MSADTIARTAFKQGTKPLYDYDKHWASCYEPAPYLPMSRKEMDDLGWDACDVIIISGDAYVDHPSFGMAIIGRLLESQGFRVGIIAQPDWKSKDAFMELGKPVYAYGVTAGNMDSMINRYTADRKIRSDDAYSPGNVANKRPDRAAIVYSQRCREAYPDVPIILGGIEGSLRRIAHYDYWSDKVRRSILMDARADVLLYGNAERAIVDVVHGLSKGYSFEQMSKLRGTSYLLTPTRRHWQDDMTEVASNDVDTVGRVDPIINPYVMTEDVDQCSIEQDKPSDSPVGQALSGMASQYPGFVSEPVTNKILNAEQVDEETQVVQMRGFDKPMTARKHKIKMPPREKTVIRLPDYEHVKSDPVLYAHASRILHLETNPGNARALVQRHSSGAGNSHTSIDVWLNPPPIPLSTEEMDYVFDLPYARLPHPSYGDARIPAYDMIKFSVNIMRGCFGGCTFCSITEHEGRIIQNRSEESILREVEAIRDTAPNYTGVISDLGGPTANMYRLSCKDETIEKNCRKPSCVYPDVCENLITDHSNLTKLYRKARDIKGVKKILIASGLRYDLAVKDPEYVKELVSHHVGGYLKIAPEHSEENVLSKMMKPGMGSYDKFKAMFEQYSQEAGKEQYLIPYFIAAHPGTKDEDMMNLALWLKSHGYRADQVQAFYPSPMATATTMYHTHKDPLHKISRDEGDMDIVKSGKQRKLHKAFLRYHDPKNWVLLRKALQDMGRGDLIGKNRGCLIPPFNASLEGRDAAQDSYQSARKKNSRLGNDSVKRNNNSSTNGASAQGAAGQNTVSKNTKKRVSKGNFQTQHTGLPPRKTK; the protein is encoded by the coding sequence ATGTCTGCCGATACCATCGCCCGCACCGCCTTTAAACAAGGCACCAAACCACTTTACGACTACGACAAACATTGGGCAAGCTGCTACGAGCCAGCGCCTTATTTGCCAATGAGCCGCAAAGAGATGGACGATTTGGGCTGGGATGCCTGTGATGTCATTATCATTTCAGGCGATGCCTATGTCGATCACCCAAGCTTTGGTATGGCGATTATCGGTCGTCTACTAGAGTCACAAGGCTTTCGCGTGGGTATCATTGCTCAGCCAGATTGGAAGAGCAAAGACGCGTTTATGGAATTGGGCAAACCTGTCTATGCTTACGGCGTGACCGCAGGCAACATGGACAGCATGATCAACCGCTATACCGCCGATCGCAAGATTCGTAGCGATGATGCGTACTCGCCGGGCAACGTGGCAAATAAGCGCCCTGATCGCGCCGCTATCGTCTATAGCCAGCGCTGCCGCGAAGCATATCCTGACGTGCCAATCATCTTGGGTGGTATCGAAGGCAGCCTACGCCGTATCGCGCATTATGATTACTGGTCGGATAAAGTCCGCCGCAGTATTTTGATGGATGCCCGTGCCGATGTCTTATTGTACGGTAATGCTGAGCGCGCCATCGTCGATGTGGTACATGGTCTGTCTAAAGGCTATAGCTTTGAGCAGATGAGCAAATTGCGCGGTACCTCATATCTATTGACGCCAACGCGCCGCCATTGGCAAGACGATATGACTGAAGTTGCTAGTAATGACGTCGATACCGTGGGCCGTGTTGACCCGATTATCAATCCGTATGTGATGACCGAAGACGTGGATCAATGCTCAATCGAGCAAGACAAACCCAGCGATTCACCAGTTGGGCAAGCGCTCTCAGGAATGGCTTCACAGTATCCGGGCTTTGTGTCTGAACCAGTTACCAATAAAATTCTAAATGCTGAGCAAGTTGACGAAGAAACGCAAGTGGTGCAAATGCGTGGTTTTGACAAGCCAATGACGGCGCGTAAACATAAAATAAAAATGCCACCACGTGAAAAGACGGTCATTCGTCTGCCTGATTATGAGCATGTCAAATCTGACCCTGTGCTCTATGCTCATGCCAGCCGTATCTTACATCTTGAGACCAATCCGGGTAATGCCCGTGCCCTCGTGCAACGTCATAGTAGCGGCGCTGGTAACTCACACACCTCCATCGATGTCTGGCTCAATCCACCACCTATTCCGCTCTCGACCGAAGAGATGGATTACGTATTTGACTTGCCGTACGCACGTTTGCCGCATCCAAGCTATGGCGATGCACGCATCCCTGCTTATGACATGATTAAATTTTCTGTCAATATCATGCGCGGCTGTTTTGGTGGTTGTACTTTCTGCTCAATCACTGAGCACGAAGGACGCATTATCCAAAACCGCTCGGAAGAATCTATCCTACGAGAAGTCGAAGCCATTCGTGATACCGCACCTAACTACACTGGCGTTATCTCTGACCTTGGCGGGCCAACAGCCAATATGTATCGTCTGAGCTGTAAAGACGAGACCATTGAAAAGAATTGCCGTAAGCCGTCTTGCGTCTATCCTGACGTCTGCGAAAACTTGATTACCGATCATAGTAATTTAACCAAGCTGTATCGCAAAGCCCGTGATATCAAAGGTGTGAAAAAGATTCTTATCGCCTCTGGCTTGCGTTATGACTTAGCGGTGAAAGACCCAGAATACGTCAAAGAATTGGTCAGCCATCATGTCGGTGGTTATCTAAAAATTGCACCTGAGCATTCAGAAGAAAACGTCTTATCGAAAATGATGAAGCCGGGCATGGGCAGCTATGATAAATTCAAAGCCATGTTTGAGCAGTACAGCCAAGAAGCGGGCAAAGAGCAATATCTGATTCCTTACTTTATCGCCGCGCATCCGGGCACGAAAGACGAGGATATGATGAACCTTGCGCTATGGCTAAAAAGCCATGGCTACCGTGCTGACCAAGTGCAAGCGTTTTATCCTAGCCCGATGGCAACAGCAACCACCATGTATCATACGCATAAAGATCCACTGCATAAGATCAGCCGCGATGAAGGTGACATGGATATCGTCAAATCTGGTAAACAGCGTAAATTGCATAAAGCGTTCTTACGTTATCATGATCCAAAAAACTGGGTATTATTGCGTAAAGCTCTGCAAGATATGGGTCGTGGGGATTTGATTGGTAAAAACCGTGGCTGCTTAATCCCGCCGTTCAACGCCAGTTTAGAAGGGCGCGATGCGGCACAAGACAGCTATCAATCAGCGCGTAAAAAGAACAGCCGCCTCGGTAATGATTCGGTGAAGCGTAATAATAATTCGTCAACCAATGGCGCATCAGCTCAAGGCGCTGCGGGTCAAAACACGGTCAGTAAAAATACCAAAAAGCGCGTGAGCAAAGGCAATTTCCAAACCCAGCATACTGGTCTGCCACCGCGTAAAACCAAGTAG